The following are encoded together in the Streptomyces sp. NBC_01465 genome:
- a CDS encoding ABC transporter ATP-binding protein encodes MNQAPTVRTVSAAALAVDGLSVHYGGICAVRSISFDVAPGDSVGIIGANGAGKTSTLKALMGLVQRSGGRVTLGEHDLTRVRARDMVRHGIGYVPEGRHVFPGLSVEKNLLLGAYARRWNAETRATLEQEVYALFPVLREMSGRLAGALSGGQQQMLAIGRALMARPRILLLDEPSMGLSPKLVGEILEVLRRLREEGLSLLLVEQNATLTFGATSHCLVMENGSVAMTGTSEELSNDARVRRIYLGL; translated from the coding sequence GTGAACCAGGCGCCCACCGTACGAACAGTCTCCGCGGCTGCGCTCGCCGTCGACGGCCTCTCGGTCCACTACGGAGGCATCTGCGCGGTCCGCTCGATCAGCTTCGACGTGGCCCCCGGCGACTCGGTCGGCATCATCGGAGCGAACGGCGCGGGGAAGACCTCCACGCTCAAAGCGCTGATGGGCCTGGTGCAGCGCAGCGGCGGGCGCGTCACCCTGGGCGAGCACGACCTCACCAGAGTCCGGGCCCGCGACATGGTGCGCCACGGCATCGGCTACGTACCCGAAGGCCGCCATGTCTTCCCCGGCCTGTCCGTGGAGAAGAACCTTCTCCTCGGTGCGTACGCCCGCCGCTGGAACGCCGAGACCCGCGCCACGCTGGAACAGGAGGTGTATGCGCTCTTCCCCGTACTGCGCGAGATGAGCGGACGTCTGGCCGGCGCGCTCTCCGGAGGCCAGCAGCAGATGCTCGCCATCGGCCGCGCCCTGATGGCCAGACCCCGCATTCTGCTGCTGGACGAGCCCTCCATGGGGCTGTCGCCCAAGCTGGTCGGAGAGATCCTCGAAGTGCTGCGACGGCTGCGCGAGGAAGGCCTCAGCCTCCTCCTCGTGGAACAGAACGCCACCCTCACGTTCGGCGCGACCAGCCACTGCCTGGTGATGGAGAACGGCTCCGTCGCCATGACCGGCACCTCGGAGGAACTCAGCAACGACGCCCGCGTCCGCCGTATCTACCTGGGCCTGTGA
- a CDS encoding bifunctional sugar phosphate isomerase/epimerase/4-hydroxyphenylpyruvate dioxygenase family protein translates to MRTSIATVSLSGTLTEKLSAAARAGFDGIEIFENDLLASPCTPEEIRERTADLGLTIDLYQPLRDIEAVPEDEFARSLRRAEHKFRLMGRLGTDLALVCSNVSPLAVDDDALAARQLHQLAELAAQYGIRIAYEALAWGRHVSTYDHAWHIVEAADHPALGVCLDSFHILARGSDPKGIESIPGEKIFFLQLADAPLMQMDVLQWSRHHRCFPGQGGLDLTGFLTHVRGAGYRGPLSLEVFNDVFRQTDAGPTAVDAQRSLRLLQESTGVRPPSAAAVEPTGFAFAELLTGDAEPASALLHALGFARTARHRGKPVDLWEQGGARILLNTASDSGRATLSLTAIGLESPDPAAAALRAESLLAPVLPRRRAPGDAPLDAVAAPDGTEIFFCAPPEPETPGWTDDFAPVPHESPAGTDVHGIDHIALTQPWLRFDEATLFQSGVLGLLPHESVDVADPYGLLRSRAVTNTDGSVRIALAVGPAPEHETGGAQHVALATADILAAARRFRDAGGELLTVPANYYDDLAARHEFGDAELETLRELGILYDEDTSGTFRHCYTRTVGRVFFELVQRDGDYRGYGARNAPVRLAAQHAQH, encoded by the coding sequence GTGCGTACGTCCATCGCCACCGTCTCGCTCAGCGGAACACTGACCGAGAAGCTGTCCGCAGCGGCCCGGGCGGGCTTCGACGGCATCGAGATCTTCGAGAACGACCTCCTCGCCAGCCCCTGCACCCCGGAGGAGATCCGGGAACGCACCGCAGATCTCGGCCTGACCATCGACCTCTACCAACCGCTGCGGGACATCGAAGCCGTGCCCGAGGACGAGTTCGCGCGCAGCCTGCGCCGCGCCGAGCACAAGTTCCGTCTGATGGGGCGGCTGGGAACGGACCTGGCCCTGGTGTGTTCCAACGTCTCACCGCTCGCCGTGGACGATGACGCTCTCGCGGCCCGCCAACTGCACCAACTCGCCGAACTGGCAGCCCAGTACGGCATCCGCATCGCCTACGAAGCACTCGCCTGGGGCCGCCACGTCAGCACGTACGACCATGCCTGGCACATCGTCGAAGCCGCCGACCACCCCGCCCTCGGAGTCTGTCTCGACAGCTTCCACATCCTCGCCCGGGGCAGCGACCCCAAGGGCATCGAGTCGATCCCCGGCGAGAAGATCTTCTTCCTGCAACTGGCAGACGCCCCGCTGATGCAGATGGACGTACTCCAGTGGAGCAGGCACCACCGCTGCTTCCCCGGCCAGGGCGGCCTCGACCTCACCGGATTCCTCACCCATGTACGGGGCGCCGGATACCGCGGGCCTCTCTCCCTCGAGGTGTTCAACGATGTCTTCCGACAGACCGACGCGGGTCCCACCGCAGTCGATGCCCAGCGCTCGCTGCGCCTGCTTCAGGAGAGCACCGGGGTCCGGCCACCGTCCGCTGCCGCGGTGGAGCCCACCGGGTTCGCCTTCGCCGAACTCCTCACCGGCGATGCCGAACCGGCATCAGCACTTCTTCACGCGCTCGGCTTCGCCCGCACTGCCAGGCATCGCGGCAAGCCGGTGGACCTCTGGGAACAGGGCGGGGCCCGCATCCTGCTCAACACCGCCTCCGACAGCGGGCGCGCCACGCTCTCCCTGACAGCGATCGGCCTGGAATCCCCGGATCCTGCCGCAGCGGCGCTGCGCGCCGAATCCCTGCTGGCGCCCGTACTGCCACGCCGCCGCGCCCCCGGCGACGCCCCCCTCGACGCGGTCGCGGCACCCGACGGCACCGAGATCTTCTTCTGCGCGCCTCCCGAGCCCGAAACCCCAGGCTGGACGGACGACTTCGCGCCGGTCCCGCATGAAAGCCCCGCAGGAACGGACGTCCACGGCATCGACCACATCGCCCTCACCCAGCCCTGGCTCAGGTTCGACGAAGCAACGCTCTTCCAGAGCGGCGTGCTCGGGCTGCTCCCGCACGAGAGCGTGGACGTCGCCGACCCCTACGGCCTGCTCCGCAGCCGCGCCGTGACCAACACCGACGGCAGCGTGCGCATCGCCCTCGCCGTCGGACCCGCCCCGGAGCACGAAACCGGCGGAGCACAGCACGTCGCGCTCGCCACCGCCGACATCCTCGCGGCCGCACGCCGTTTCCGTGACGCGGGAGGCGAGTTGCTGACCGTACCCGCGAACTACTACGACGACCTCGCCGCACGCCATGAGTTCGGCGACGCCGAGCTGGAGACCCTTCGCGAGCTCGGCATCCTGTACGACGAGGACACCAGCGGCACTTTCCGGCACTGCTACACGCGGACAGTCGGCCGCGTGTTCTTCGAACTCGTCCAGCGCGACGGCGACTACCGCGGCTACGGCGCCCGAAACGCACCCGTACGACTCGCCGCGCAGCACGCACAGCATTGA
- a CDS encoding STAS domain-containing protein, with product MPNPPRTSLLDTQSRGPGVVATLHGEIDLLTAPALGALLAPLTACVRPDVLVDLRQVAFIDGTGLAVLAVARNAASAHDGRLRLICTHPLTLWILHHPALGLDFDVLEGLPAAA from the coding sequence ATGCCCAACCCTCCGCGCACATCACTACTCGACACCCAAAGTCGTGGACCCGGTGTCGTCGCCACGCTGCACGGCGAGATTGATCTGCTGACGGCGCCGGCGCTCGGCGCCCTTCTGGCGCCACTGACCGCGTGCGTTCGGCCGGATGTTCTGGTCGACCTGAGGCAGGTCGCCTTCATCGACGGAACGGGCCTCGCGGTCCTCGCGGTTGCCCGCAATGCCGCTTCGGCGCACGACGGGCGCCTTCGTTTGATCTGCACGCACCCCCTCACCCTGTGGATCTTGCATCATCCTGCGCTGGGACTCGACTTCGATGTCCTCGAGGGCCTCCCTGCAGCAGCTTGA
- a CDS encoding ATP-binding protein: MGQLYVMERRTDRVQRTTHPATATQAREDMREFFAELSPAPTPECLDNAVLVVSELVTNALRHAGGLTALRLAADRTTLEITVRDPSRATPRERSPDLTGARGGFGWPLVRFLARTVTISRCPQGGKNVRAVLTR; this comes from the coding sequence ATGGGTCAGCTCTATGTCATGGAACGGCGAACCGACCGCGTGCAGCGGACGACCCACCCAGCCACGGCGACCCAGGCGCGCGAGGACATGCGTGAGTTCTTCGCCGAGCTGTCACCCGCCCCCACGCCCGAGTGCCTGGACAACGCCGTTCTGGTGGTCTCCGAGCTGGTCACGAACGCACTGCGGCACGCGGGAGGGCTCACCGCTCTGCGACTGGCCGCGGACCGCACCACGCTGGAGATCACCGTGCGCGACCCCAGCCGCGCCACGCCGCGCGAGCGCTCGCCGGACCTCACCGGGGCCAGGGGCGGATTCGGCTGGCCCCTGGTCCGCTTCCTCGCACGTACGGTTACGATCAGCCGCTGCCCCCAAGGCGGAAAGAACGTACGCGCCGTCCTCACCCGCTGA
- a CDS encoding SCO5918 family protein: MRCVIARFPFDLTKNGVLEAMKGIKPEPGSGASVIIGRRLYPVKQVGQVITRQDRRDFSAAEVLRAMAQLGFTCRDLPTAVPVHNLTSLEQASAMLGAPVPA, encoded by the coding sequence ATGCGTTGTGTCATCGCCCGCTTCCCCTTCGACCTCACCAAGAACGGCGTGCTGGAAGCGATGAAGGGCATCAAACCCGAACCGGGCAGCGGCGCATCGGTGATCATCGGCCGCCGCCTTTACCCGGTCAAGCAAGTCGGCCAGGTCATCACGCGCCAGGACCGCCGTGACTTCAGCGCCGCCGAAGTCCTTCGGGCCATGGCGCAACTCGGCTTCACCTGCCGCGACCTCCCCACTGCCGTACCTGTGCACAACCTCACCTCGCTCGAGCAGGCTTCCGCGATGCTCGGCGCTCCCGTACCCGCCTGA
- a CDS encoding sigma factor-like helix-turn-helix DNA-binding protein codes for MGSVGRRLHPPAGAGAAGRVPPSGRPTPTRFDREMPQSQIGEELGVSRMQISRLLSMP; via the coding sequence ATGGGGTCCGTCGGCCGACGGCTCCACCCACCGGCCGGAGCCGGCGCGGCTGGCCGAGTTCCCCCTTCGGGCCGGCCCACCCCCACGCGCTTCGACCGAGAGATGCCCCAGAGTCAGATCGGCGAGGAACTCGGCGTCTCTCGGATGCAGATCTCCCGGCTCCTCTCCATGCCGTGA
- a CDS encoding nuclear transport factor 2 family protein gives MQEETARSAIDTFISAFNASDDSYVTALLSQALTSDVVFWGPLGRSEGIEAVERFVLDIRRHPAGTGTMVRCSAVDMPDEWARYQWVFTTPDGGPRLAGTDVVHLRRSLIDQVIVFAGEIEPSAS, from the coding sequence ATGCAGGAAGAGACGGCACGCTCCGCGATCGACACGTTCATTTCCGCGTTCAACGCCTCGGACGACAGCTATGTGACTGCGCTGCTCTCCCAAGCCCTGACCTCAGACGTGGTTTTCTGGGGACCGTTGGGCCGCAGTGAGGGGATCGAGGCGGTCGAGCGGTTCGTGCTGGACATCCGGCGCCACCCGGCGGGGACCGGCACGATGGTGCGCTGCTCAGCGGTGGACATGCCTGACGAGTGGGCCCGGTACCAGTGGGTCTTCACGACGCCTGATGGAGGCCCCCGCCTGGCGGGAACAGATGTCGTCCATCTGCGACGGAGTCTCATCGACCAGGTCATCGTCTTCGCGGGGGAGATCGAGCCGTCCGCCTCCTGA
- a CDS encoding NADP-dependent oxidoreductase — MRAFLVEKYGDATTMRAAEVPDPQVGPDDVLVKIHAAGVNPLDIRIRNGDFKAFMPYRLPLVLGNDLAGTVAQVGASVTRFAVGDDVYARPDKDRIGTFAELVSVHQDDLALKPATLTMPEAASLPLVALTAWQALAERAHVQSGQKVLIHAGAGGLGSIAVQLAKALGAHVATTVSTAKVDLVRDLGADEVIDYRTQDFEELLDGYDVVLDSLGGDNLAKSLRVLKPSGIAISVAGPPDPAFARELGANPVLRLAMTALSARTRRQAKRLGVTYSFLFMKASGVQLRELTPLIDTGKIRPLVDRVFPFDETLQAMEYVEKGRAKAGKVVVSMA; from the coding sequence ATGAGGGCTTTCCTGGTCGAGAAGTACGGTGACGCGACCACCATGCGCGCCGCCGAGGTACCCGACCCGCAGGTGGGGCCCGACGACGTCCTGGTCAAGATCCACGCGGCGGGCGTCAACCCGCTGGACATCAGGATCCGCAATGGCGACTTCAAGGCGTTCATGCCCTACCGTCTCCCGCTCGTCCTGGGCAACGACCTCGCCGGTACGGTCGCCCAAGTCGGAGCGTCCGTCACCCGCTTCGCGGTCGGCGACGATGTCTACGCCCGGCCCGACAAGGACCGCATCGGCACCTTCGCCGAACTCGTCTCTGTCCACCAGGACGACCTGGCACTCAAACCGGCCACGCTCACCATGCCCGAGGCCGCCTCCCTTCCCCTGGTCGCCCTGACCGCGTGGCAGGCCCTGGCCGAGCGGGCCCACGTACAGTCGGGCCAGAAAGTCCTCATCCATGCGGGTGCCGGCGGCCTCGGTTCCATCGCCGTCCAGCTGGCCAAGGCGCTGGGCGCGCACGTGGCCACCACCGTGAGCACCGCCAAGGTCGACCTGGTCAGGGACCTCGGCGCGGACGAGGTCATCGACTACCGCACCCAGGACTTCGAGGAGCTCCTCGACGGGTACGACGTCGTCCTCGACAGCCTCGGCGGCGACAATCTCGCCAAATCCCTGCGTGTACTCAAGCCCAGCGGCATCGCCATCAGCGTCGCGGGCCCGCCCGACCCGGCCTTCGCCCGCGAACTCGGCGCGAACCCGGTTCTTCGCCTGGCCATGACCGCGCTCAGTGCCAGGACCCGGCGTCAGGCCAAGCGCCTCGGCGTGACGTACTCCTTCCTGTTCATGAAGGCCAGCGGCGTCCAGCTGCGCGAACTCACCCCCCTCATCGACACCGGGAAGATCCGCCCCCTCGTCGATCGCGTCTTCCCGTTCGACGAGACCCTCCAGGCCATGGAGTACGTCGAGAAGGGCCGGGCGAAGGCCGGCAAGGTCGTCGTCTCGATGGCGTAG
- a CDS encoding SDR family oxidoreductase — protein MELKNAVAVVTGANRGLGRHLAAQLVERGAKVYAAARRPETVDLPGVTPLRLDVTDPESIREAARIASDATLLINNAGISTGATLIGGDLDEVRREMETNFFGPLAATRAFAPVIESNGGGSVLNVLSALSWFHPAGLGSYAASKAAAWALSDATREELAPRGIAVSALHVGYMDTDMAAGVPAEQKVAAADVAAQALHGIETGLPEILADETSRYVKQSLSGAPQPNAG, from the coding sequence ATGGAACTCAAGAACGCGGTCGCGGTCGTCACCGGAGCCAATCGGGGACTCGGAAGGCACCTGGCCGCCCAGCTCGTCGAGCGCGGCGCGAAGGTCTATGCGGCGGCCCGCCGCCCCGAGACGGTCGACCTGCCGGGCGTCACCCCGCTGCGCCTCGACGTGACGGACCCGGAGTCGATACGGGAGGCCGCCCGCATCGCCTCCGATGCGACGCTGCTGATCAACAACGCGGGCATCTCCACCGGCGCAACGCTGATCGGCGGCGACCTGGACGAGGTACGTCGCGAGATGGAGACCAACTTCTTCGGCCCGCTTGCCGCCACCCGGGCCTTCGCCCCCGTCATCGAGAGCAACGGCGGCGGCTCCGTACTCAACGTCCTGTCCGCCCTGTCCTGGTTCCACCCGGCCGGCCTCGGCTCCTACGCGGCCTCCAAGGCCGCCGCCTGGGCGTTGAGCGACGCGACCCGTGAGGAGCTGGCACCGCGCGGCATCGCCGTCTCGGCGCTGCACGTCGGCTACATGGACACCGACATGGCCGCCGGCGTGCCCGCCGAACAGAAGGTCGCCGCCGCCGACGTCGCAGCCCAGGCCCTGCACGGCATCGAGACCGGCCTGCCCGAGATCCTCGCCGACGAGACCAGCCGGTACGTCAAGCAGAGCCTGTCCGGGGCACCCCAGCCGAACGCGGGCTGA
- a CDS encoding TetR/AcrR family transcriptional regulator, whose amino-acid sequence MAAGGHQGRKPRADVQRNRATLLETAQRHFLRHGVGTSLEAVAKEAGVGPGTLYRHFPTREALLAAVLQTRSEELVARQADIEQLGDPAEALEQWLRAMEEYLSAYSGLPEPLMAATRAQDPDSPLTIPCDTLITATDQYVRAAQRAGHVRASVQGYDLFLAACSVAWIKGTGTDEESLGRLRTLLASGYREHNAQA is encoded by the coding sequence ATGGCCGCCGGCGGACACCAGGGGCGCAAGCCCCGTGCGGACGTCCAGCGCAACCGCGCGACTCTCCTCGAGACCGCGCAGCGCCACTTCCTGCGGCACGGGGTCGGCACCTCCCTGGAGGCGGTGGCCAAGGAGGCGGGAGTCGGGCCCGGCACCCTGTACCGGCACTTCCCCACCCGGGAAGCACTGCTCGCGGCCGTGCTGCAGACCCGCTCCGAGGAACTCGTCGCCCGCCAGGCGGACATCGAGCAACTCGGCGACCCGGCCGAGGCGTTGGAACAGTGGCTGCGGGCAATGGAGGAGTACCTCAGCGCCTACAGCGGCCTTCCGGAACCGCTCATGGCCGCGACCCGGGCGCAGGATCCGGACAGCCCACTCACGATTCCCTGCGACACCCTCATCACCGCCACCGACCAATACGTGCGAGCGGCGCAGCGCGCCGGGCACGTGCGGGCATCGGTGCAGGGGTACGACCTGTTCCTCGCGGCCTGTTCCGTTGCCTGGATCAAGGGCACCGGCACCGACGAGGAGTCGCTCGGCCGGCTCCGCACGCTCCTCGCGAGCGGCTACCGCGAACACAACGCCCAGGCGTAA
- a CDS encoding DUF3662 domain-containing protein, with protein sequence MKMLTTLECAMERWTDALWALMMPPVRKQAEVADALRRQCDDRALILDRRRTVVPNAFVVELPAETHSQLGPSESQVVIQLARGVRRYAAEQGYTFAGPVAVRLAAAHGADVGRFRVRSRIAPAQGEPRVRAVSG encoded by the coding sequence ATGAAGATGCTCACCACCCTGGAATGCGCCATGGAGCGTTGGACCGATGCCCTGTGGGCGCTGATGATGCCGCCCGTACGGAAACAAGCGGAAGTGGCGGACGCGCTCCGTCGGCAATGCGATGACCGCGCCCTGATCCTGGACCGCCGGCGCACTGTGGTGCCCAATGCCTTCGTCGTCGAGCTTCCTGCCGAAACGCACAGCCAACTCGGGCCGAGCGAAAGCCAAGTGGTGATCCAACTCGCGCGAGGGGTGCGCCGCTACGCGGCAGAGCAGGGGTACACCTTCGCCGGACCCGTGGCAGTGCGTCTCGCCGCAGCCCACGGCGCCGACGTCGGCCGCTTCCGCGTACGAAGCCGCATCGCACCCGCACAAGGTGAGCCGCGGGTCCGGGCCGTTTCAGGTTGA
- a CDS encoding CBS domain-containing protein produces the protein MTLVQMRPRTASAGPAHNTAETRVVGGPQVWDDMSVEVALAVMTAARTGRLVVCDQDGRRTGLVTRAELTAAREHSAYTDHVRLRDIIGDHGAPISPMSVAPDADHSMRSRRLGILPAIEGRGSGLGVPSLSH, from the coding sequence TTGACGCTGGTTCAGATGCGGCCCCGTACGGCGAGCGCCGGCCCCGCGCACAACACGGCCGAGACCAGGGTCGTGGGCGGACCGCAAGTCTGGGACGACATGAGCGTGGAAGTGGCGCTCGCCGTCATGACCGCCGCCCGCACGGGCCGGCTGGTCGTCTGCGACCAGGACGGCCGGCGCACCGGCCTGGTCACCCGGGCCGAACTGACCGCCGCTCGCGAGCACTCCGCCTACACGGACCATGTCCGCCTGCGCGACATCATCGGCGACCACGGGGCGCCCATCTCGCCCATGAGCGTCGCCCCCGATGCCGACCACTCGATGCGCTCCCGCCGGCTTGGCATCTTGCCGGCGATCGAGGGGCGAGGAAGCGGCCTTGGCGTCCCTTCCCTCTCCCACTGA
- a CDS encoding helix-turn-helix domain-containing protein, with the protein MTADDSFGRLDDDDYPAYTMGRAAEMIGATQGFLRAIGEARLITPLRSEGGHRRYSRYQLRIAARARELVDQGTPIEAACRIVILEDQLEEARRINAEHHRTAEAAKPTTST; encoded by the coding sequence ATGACAGCAGACGATTCGTTCGGCCGTCTCGATGACGACGATTACCCCGCCTACACCATGGGCCGGGCCGCCGAGATGATCGGCGCCACCCAGGGCTTCCTCCGCGCCATCGGCGAAGCCCGCCTCATCACCCCGCTCCGCTCCGAGGGCGGCCACCGCCGCTACTCCCGCTACCAGTTGCGCATCGCTGCCCGCGCCCGGGAACTCGTGGACCAGGGCACGCCTATCGAGGCCGCCTGCCGGATCGTCATCCTCGAGGACCAGCTCGAGGAAGCACGGCGTATCAACGCCGAACATCACCGCACCGCCGAAGCGGCAAAACCCACGACCTCAACCTGA
- a CDS encoding shikimate dehydrogenase, producing the protein MPQPSYLVGLIGSGIGTSFSPALHEREADRQNLRYLYRLIDIETLGVAPGRVGELVRCARDMGFDGLNITHPCKQLVLKHLDALAPQAEELGAVNTVVFEGARSVGHNTDVTGFAASFDRFLPDARIQRVVQLGAGGAGAAVAHALLARGCGHLTVLDTLPGKAAGLAASLTRHFGTGRVSTAEPHQLTALLAHADGLVHATPTGMATHPGLPLRAELLRPPLWVADIVYRPLETELLRTARAHGCATLDGVGMVVLQAADAFRLFTGHEPDRTRMFTDAAELAHATEGEPLCVRPSPPSRSAEH; encoded by the coding sequence ATGCCCCAGCCCTCGTATCTCGTCGGTCTGATCGGCTCAGGTATCGGCACGTCCTTCAGCCCCGCGCTCCACGAGCGGGAGGCGGACCGCCAGAACCTGCGCTATCTCTACCGGCTGATCGACATCGAAACCCTGGGTGTCGCCCCCGGCAGAGTCGGTGAACTGGTCCGCTGTGCAAGGGACATGGGCTTCGACGGCCTGAACATCACCCACCCCTGCAAACAGCTCGTCCTGAAGCACCTGGATGCGCTCGCCCCGCAGGCGGAAGAGCTGGGAGCAGTCAACACGGTGGTGTTCGAGGGCGCGCGGTCAGTGGGCCACAACACCGATGTCACCGGATTCGCGGCCTCATTCGACCGATTCCTGCCCGACGCCCGAATTCAGCGGGTCGTTCAGCTCGGAGCAGGCGGAGCGGGCGCGGCCGTCGCCCATGCCCTGCTCGCCCGGGGCTGCGGGCACCTCACCGTCCTGGACACGCTGCCCGGGAAGGCGGCCGGGCTCGCAGCATCCCTCACCCGGCACTTCGGGACAGGGCGTGTGTCCACCGCGGAACCACACCAGCTGACAGCCCTCCTGGCCCACGCCGACGGCCTGGTCCATGCCACACCCACCGGGATGGCCACCCACCCCGGCCTCCCCCTCCGGGCCGAACTGCTCCGACCCCCGCTGTGGGTCGCCGACATCGTGTACCGGCCACTGGAGACGGAACTGCTGCGCACCGCCCGCGCGCACGGCTGCGCCACCCTCGACGGTGTCGGCATGGTCGTCCTCCAGGCTGCCGACGCCTTCAGGCTCTTCACCGGCCACGAACCGGACCGTACGCGGATGTTCACCGACGCCGCCGAGCTCGCCCACGCCACCGAAGGGGAACCCCTGTGCGTACGTCCATCGCCACCGTCTCGCTCAGCGGAACACTGA
- a CDS encoding NADPH-dependent F420 reductase, whose product MKITVIGAGAIGGNLASKLSTAGHEVLVANARGPETVAAEVLESGARAVALEDSVQGRDVIVLSIPFGVAGQLSDLFASVPDETVVIDTSNYYPGMLSEPIEAVDNGQVESVYTAELLGRPVVKAWNAALAETQRTKGVPAGTPGRIAIPVAGDSDAARKVAMSLVDDTGFNPYDAGALAESWRQQPNGPAYCTELTIDELPAALAAADRDKDTAIRDSLPQRFAALPANPTVDDVVEMNRAAHR is encoded by the coding sequence ATGAAAATAACGGTCATAGGCGCCGGTGCCATCGGCGGGAACCTCGCCTCCAAGCTCAGCACGGCCGGTCACGAGGTCCTGGTGGCCAACGCCCGTGGCCCCGAGACCGTGGCGGCCGAGGTGCTGGAGTCCGGAGCCCGCGCGGTGGCCCTTGAGGACTCGGTCCAGGGCAGGGACGTGATCGTCCTCTCGATCCCGTTCGGCGTGGCGGGCCAGCTGTCAGACCTGTTCGCATCGGTGCCCGACGAGACCGTGGTCATCGACACCTCGAACTACTACCCGGGCATGCTCAGCGAGCCGATCGAGGCGGTGGACAACGGCCAGGTCGAGAGCGTGTACACCGCCGAGCTGCTCGGCCGCCCCGTCGTCAAGGCATGGAACGCCGCACTGGCCGAAACCCAGCGCACGAAGGGCGTCCCGGCGGGAACCCCCGGCCGGATCGCCATCCCCGTCGCCGGTGACTCCGACGCGGCGCGGAAGGTGGCCATGAGCCTGGTGGACGACACCGGCTTCAACCCCTACGACGCCGGCGCACTGGCCGAATCCTGGCGCCAGCAGCCCAACGGCCCCGCCTACTGCACCGAGTTGACCATCGACGAGCTGCCCGCGGCCCTGGCAGCAGCCGACCGCGACAAGGACACAGCCATCCGCGACAGCCTCCCGCAACGCTTCGCCGCCCTCCCGGCCAACCCCACCGTCGACGACGTCGTCGAGATGAATCGCGCAGCCCACCGCTGA
- a CDS encoding TetR/AcrR family transcriptional regulator, whose protein sequence is MSRVSQAQAEENRRRVVDTASRLFREQGTHVSVADLMKAAGLTHGGFYKQFASKEALVDEATAHAFDERARRYAVELQRYDGRRDAAQRTLIDAYLSVEHRDDAADGCPVAALAVDVARGGEDREARRVYTQGVVDFAAFLASVGDEEGDAGGDGTARLCTLFGALVLSRATKGSPLSEEILAAAHAALTEAG, encoded by the coding sequence ATGAGCCGCGTATCGCAGGCACAGGCGGAGGAGAACCGAAGGCGGGTGGTGGATACGGCATCGCGGCTGTTCCGGGAGCAGGGCACCCACGTCAGCGTCGCCGACCTGATGAAGGCGGCCGGTCTGACCCACGGCGGCTTCTACAAACAGTTCGCCTCCAAGGAGGCGCTCGTCGACGAAGCCACGGCCCATGCCTTCGATGAGCGCGCTCGGCGCTACGCGGTCGAGCTCCAGCGGTACGACGGGCGGCGGGATGCCGCTCAGCGGACCCTGATCGACGCCTACCTCTCCGTCGAACACCGTGACGACGCGGCGGACGGCTGCCCGGTCGCAGCCCTCGCCGTCGACGTCGCACGCGGGGGTGAGGATCGCGAGGCCCGCCGCGTCTACACGCAGGGCGTGGTCGACTTCGCCGCGTTCCTCGCCTCCGTCGGGGACGAGGAAGGGGACGCGGGCGGGGACGGTACCGCCCGGCTGTGCACTTTGTTCGGCGCGCTGGTCCTGTCCCGGGCCACCAAGGGCTCCCCGCTCTCCGAGGAGATCCTCGCCGCCGCGCACGCGGCCCTGACGGAAGCCGGCTGA